AGTTTTTTGGCgtaaaaatataagattttaaagGTTTAGAATTTTGATTAATCTTATCGATTCGTATCGATGTACTCATCAATTATTTTATGATGTATATCGAATTATACCGAATGTACCGATACATAATATACGGAGGTATATCGTCTATATCGAACGATACACGATGAACCttacttaaaattataaaattttcagctctaaaattttaatttatctcTAGAAAGGATTTTTAGATCGAAATGCAGTACTTGAAGATGATGGAATGGTAGAGATGCTTCTCTTGAGAGGTAATAAACCGACATCAAAGTTCTTCGGCACAGAAGAAGGATCTCCACTCCGACCCATCCATTTCATATAGCTTTAGCTAATATGACTTGAACGATCAGTACAGCCATGGCGAGGGGGATGCATGTGATGGTAAAATGGATTCTCTTCAGAAAGAGGAAAAAAGCCTGGTTTCTTGTGCAGGTTGCAAAGTCCTGTGCATTCAAGAGGCGTACTGAGTTCCCTATTCATGTGTTGAAGACAGGAGGATCGGATGTACGACAAGAAAGCACCGCAAGCAAACCTCCTTATTGCTTGTTGAACACAAACACGAGAAGATGAAAGAGACAAACGGCGATCGTCAATCTCATGTCCTCCTTTTGATCCGCAACCCAACTTCCATCGACAACCATGTTTACATACGTTGTTCCATGGATGGCGATGGTAAGCGTTCTTCCACTGTGCAGAGTTATAGCTTTCAAGATTGGTGATCACCACCTGAGCAATTAATTAAGTCTTCTGCAACAAGATCGAGTGATGGAATCTGATCTAAACTCTCCATCAGTTGCTTACTGATTAAGGAAGAGCAGAGGAGTGCTATGATTGTGGGTGGGTCtctgagatgatgatgatgatgatgatgatgagactatAATTATTATCCGCTGTCCAACAGAAGCACACATGAGGAGAAAACCCCACAAGTTttatctcctcctcttctcctataTTAAATGGTTGCTTTGCCTACCTACCCACCACACTTCACATGTTGCCCACACTCCTCTCTATGTGGCAAAAAGGCCTCAAATCATATGCTGCAACAGTAACATGGAACCTAACTCTCTCACAACCACCGTTCTCACCACCCCACCCTTATCATCTTTGGACTTCCATTTTCTTTTATGGCCACTGAAGTAGCTAAAGATCTGAACGAACAGGAGACTACATGTCATCAGCATTTCTTTTCTCCTTGGAGAAGGAGTAGAATGGGATGATGGACCAATCGCTGGATTAGCTAGCTTCTCAAAGACCATGGATATATTTCATTGTTCCTGTGGGCAAATAAGATCACAGTTTGGGATACAAGCTTAACTCATCTATGTGTGTTTTCCTTCTTCCAATGGTCTGATGTATCTGAAGACATACGGACCGGGAATGGTTCGGCTGCTGCAAGCTTCGCAGCTTTGGAATCCCAGATGGCAGCACAGGCATATGGCTTCGGTGCAACTACCGGTGGATGGTGTTGGTGCTGCGGTGGATGTTGGTGGCGACTCGTTAGGAGGCGACTGTTTCGGGTGGTGGTGAGGCAAGCTTATGGAGAGATCGAGGTCGAGGTCGAGGTCGAGGTCGAGGTCTTGGTCTTGATCTTCGTGGTGGCGGCTGGCGTCGCTGCTCATGCGGCCGTCGTCGGTGGAGTCGGCCGTAGACTTTGCGGCAGCGGCTGCTGTTTCTTGTGGCAGGGGAATGAGGAAGTCTTGGTGTTGGTGTAGGGAGGTGAAGGTGGCCGCGGCGCCGGTGATCGGCCGGTGCGTCTGGGGATCGATGCCTCGGCCGAGGAGCTTCCGCTTGATgtgggtgttccagtagttcttgatctcgttgtccgtcCTCCCGGGCAATCGCCCAGCTATCAGAGACCACCTGCAGACACGAAACAAGCATCTATAG
This genomic stretch from Musa acuminata AAA Group cultivar baxijiao chromosome BXJ3-9, Cavendish_Baxijiao_AAA, whole genome shotgun sequence harbors:
- the LOC135586064 gene encoding transcription factor MYB8-like isoform X2 → MGAPSLLFCFLYISHPPPLSLSLLIPLLFQLKLTSLSLSLSLSLTPSPLDLIPTAATRHKYLVRPSDIMGRSPCCEKAHTNKGAWTKEEDQKLITYIAAHGLLRCGKSCRLRWINYLRPDLKRGNFTEEEDELIIKLHGLLGNKWSLIAGRLPGRTDNEIKNYWNTHIKRKLLGRGIDPQTHRPITGAAATFTSLHQHQDFLIPLPQETAAAAAKSTADSTDDGRMSSDASRHHEDQDQDLDLDLDLDLDLSISLPHHHPKQSPPNESPPTSTAAPTPSTGSCTEAICLCCHLGFQSCEACSSRTIPGPYVFRYIRPLEEGKHT
- the LOC135586064 gene encoding transcription factor MYB8-like isoform X1, which produces MGAPSLLFCFLYISHPPPLSLSLLIPLLFQLKLTSLSLSLSLSLTPSPLDLIPTAATRHKYLVRPSDIMGRSPCCEKAHTNKGAWTKEEDQKLITYIAAHGEGCWRSLPKAAGLLRCGKSCRLRWINYLRPDLKRGNFTEEEDELIIKLHGLLGNKWSLIAGRLPGRTDNEIKNYWNTHIKRKLLGRGIDPQTHRPITGAAATFTSLHQHQDFLIPLPQETAAAAAKSTADSTDDGRMSSDASRHHEDQDQDLDLDLDLDLDLSISLPHHHPKQSPPNESPPTSTAAPTPSTGSCTEAICLCCHLGFQSCEACSSRTIPGPYVFRYIRPLEEGKHT